In a single window of the Nicotiana tomentosiformis chromosome 10, ASM39032v3, whole genome shotgun sequence genome:
- the LOC138900094 gene encoding uncharacterized protein: protein MTHQVSAIVHLMAPNLEDPSVFTIPCTIGSVEFSKILCDLGASINLMPYIVYKTQSIGQPRATSMRLQMADRTMKRPLGIIDDVLDQVDKFILPADFVILECEVNYEVPIILGRPFLATGKALVDVEAGELTF from the coding sequence atgactcatcaagtgagtgccattgtgcacTTAATGGCTCCAAATCTTGAAGATCCCAGTgtctttacaattccatgcaccattggtAGCGTCGAGTTTTCAAAAatcttgtgtgatttgggagcaagtattaatttgatgccatatatCGTGTACAAGACACAAAGTATTGGGCAACCAAGAGCTACttccatgagattacaaatggcggatcggacaatgaaaaggccgctcggtattattgatgatgttctagaCCAGGTCGACAAGTTTATTTTGCCTGctgattttgtgattctcgaATGCGAAGTcaactatgaggtgcctataatattggggagacctttcctagcaacagggaaggcattggttgatgtggaagcaGGGGAGCTCACTTTCTGA